A stretch of DNA from Candidatus Sysuiplasma acidicola:
ACGGTTTGAGCAAGACGTCTGTTGTTGACCTATTTCAAATAAGGTCTGTATCTCAACTGCGCCTAATCGAGCAGATTGGGACCATATCTGATATTGAATTTTTGCAACTTCTTGAAGCTGCAAAAATTGTCCTTGGCATTTACTGAGAGAACGACTCCAGTTGAGCAGATAATCAGGACAATTGGTTTTGGGCAGTCTTGCCAGAGTCAACTGAATATTTGGCATTGACAAGAGATTTCTTTTCATGACATCAACCCACGCCTTCCAAAGTGCTATCCTTGTTTTTATTCACACGATCGCACACAATCGGCATGGTTTTCACACAAAACTTTAAGATTGGCGTTCCAGTTGGAAGGGATACTGCAAGGCAATTTTGATGGGAATGATCGATGCACAGGATCTGACCAAGAAATTCGGTGATTCGACTGCTGTAGACTCTGTGACCTTTTCTGTAAATAAAGGGGAAGTTTTCGGGCTGCTCGGTTCCAACGGGGCAGGCAAGACAACAACGGTAAGGATGCTCTGCTGTCTCATCTCCAAAACGGGTGGAAGCGCGAGAATAGGGGATTTAGACACTTCCGACAAGACGGATGCCATGAAGATAAGGAAGATGATTGGCATCGTGCATGAAAATGTCGGCCTCTATGAGACACTGAGTGCGTATGCGAATCTTGAATTCTTCGGCCGCATGTACGAAGCGCCTGCCGACCTGATAAAGAATAATGTGGAAAAGTACCTCAAAATGCTCGATATCTGGGGAAAGAGAGATCAGCCAATCGCTTCTTTTTCCAAGGGGATGAAACAGAAAGTCGCCATTGCAAGGGCCCTGATTCATGAACCGGAAGTGCTGTTCATGGACGAACCCACGGCAAACCTGGACCCCGAAGCTTCCAGAACCATCAGGGATGTCATTCTTGATTTGAAGAGGGAGAAGAGAACAATTTTTCTGAATACACACAATCTGGACGAGGCTCAGCGTATCTGTGATCGGGTAGGTGTAATGAGAACAAGACTAATCGCCGTCGATACGCCGCAGAACCTTGAAAAGGCCATTTCCAGCAAGAAAACCATTATTGTTCTTGAGAACATGAGCGACGATATCCTCCAGGCTGTAAAATCCCGTCATCCCAGGTATATGGAGGTAAACGGAAACAGTCTGCTTCTTGAAATGGCAGACCCTCAGACTGAGACGCCAGCTATGGTCAACTCCATAGTCGCAGCAGGAGGGAA
This window harbors:
- a CDS encoding ABC transporter ATP-binding protein, producing the protein MIDAQDLTKKFGDSTAVDSVTFSVNKGEVFGLLGSNGAGKTTTVRMLCCLISKTGGSARIGDLDTSDKTDAMKIRKMIGIVHENVGLYETLSAYANLEFFGRMYEAPADLIKNNVEKYLKMLDIWGKRDQPIASFSKGMKQKVAIARALIHEPEVLFMDEPTANLDPEASRTIRDVILDLKREKRTIFLNTHNLDEAQRICDRVGVMRTRLIAVDTPQNLEKAISSKKTIIVLENMSDDILQAVKSRHPRYMEVNGNSLLLEMADPQTETPAMVNSIVAAGGKIRSVNESGASLEDVYLKLIREADR